The genomic stretch atttctattacATTACAAACTAGCTTAACACGAAGGATTACGATAAATTACTGGTTAATGCGGATTAATGAATTACGTTGTCCCACTACTGGGCGCGTAATGATTTTGTCCGTTGAATCTACGGATAGGTCAAAGGAAATGTTTCAGTATTACGTGTGGGCAAAGGGATTTGATTTTTCCTTCTACGCAGATATTGGAAAACAATatcttatattaataaaaaaatagaattgttgttgatattgaatatttttataatataaaaaatattcaaaaaagcTGGTTTTATAGTGTTGAGTAATtaataattgatattataatatcgttatttctccaaaaaaacacaaagagattttcaaaaatcaaaacttctaaatgagaaaatataaataaatcaaatccagAATCGGTGGGCCAGTCACTGAGACTTCACTCCTTTCTTGTGTAATGAGCCTAGTATGGTGGTGTGATTTCATTTTCAGATAGAGCTTCAGGCCCGTTTATGGGCCCATATTGTAATTCGGAATGCTGAATgctctattttgtttttcaaaatgggCCCATCTACTCTCGTTCGGGAAATAAAAACTTGTGGTTTTAGCATGTAGACATGATGCTATGCCCTATAAATTTCGATCTTGAATTATAGAAAAAAgggattattttttagaatgaaaATCTAAGGTATCATTCATCCACGAGATCTCAAGATCCCAAGCAAAAGATGTTTGAGAGCTAGATACATACATTTGATTAAGGGGTgtggtttataatttttttttaattgaaaatatattaaaataatatatttttttatttttaaaatttatttttaatattaacacataaaaaaatataaaaataataatttttaaatacgaaaaattaaatttataaaaaatacaattttaaccttatttttaaataatttaataataaaaatggggTCTAAATTGAAAGACGAGACAAAGATGTGATAGAGTAGCTGAAGCATGTGCATATCCACTTGTACTTCCCACAAATGAAAGTCACGTTTCAACCTTCCACCAAAGCAGAGAGCTCTTGGCTTGGAAGATCACCCATCCCCCTCCATCCGCCGCTCCACCATTGATGCCGACTCCACACCATATTCCTCCAGCGAATCCTGTGTCGAGGCCTAACGGCCGGCCCACCTCCGTGTGGGTCACCGTAAAGTAGAAACTTTAAAAACACAACTGATcaggaacaaaaaaaactctactATCAACATCTAACATAAGAGCAAGTGTTCAGCTAGAcatagttgattttttatttttttttattcactgacAAAACAAGGTTTAAGAAATTGGTTGGTGATAGTTGGGGACATCGTCTGATGTTAATTGTCAAAAAGAGGAAGGGAAGAAAGGAATTTTGTTATGTTAATGTCTATTTGACCAGGTCTATCTAGAACTTGGAGAATCATCACATGGTGACAGCATCTTGTGCTCGTGGGGACCACTCTGGGTAATGCATATTTAAAGAAGATGCTAGCTAGTCATCAGTGACTGCTCCATGTATGTTCTACAGATATTGACCATAGAAGATTTGTTCCACGAATTACTCCaataatccttttttttataaccaTGGTTTTCAGACAAGGTTTGTAACAGtggaattaataatttttaaacaataaattcaGATCTTCACAGGTGGACTGCGTGCCTGGGTTAttccttgatattttattaatattatatttgagtTGGTTTAAAAgtatttcaactaattttatatactttaaaattaataatttatataatttttttataattttaaaatgactcaaacttataattattgaaaagtaaatttaaaatctaatcagTTAAGTTATTCCTTGTAATTATATTTTGCATTTATTGACCAGATAAGATTTATTTTGCGAAttactcaaaataattttgggGTGTTTCTAAGTATgtcaatgattattttttaaagtgttttttatttagagatatattaaaataatatttttttatttttaaaaattattttaatattaacatattaacgtatttttaaaaatttaaaattaaatttttaaaaattattaaaaaaaaaacacgtcaCCGAACCGCGGAGGTGATGGCCTTTATCAGTGAATCTCACGGCAGACTTGCCATGAAGTGACTAGGACctatttttattacaataaataaaaatattatttattctgttttttattcattatatatattttggatcagACAGATATCCCTCTTCTAAAAAAAtgggatttttattaaaaagattatcGAAGTCTGAGGTAATTTCTGCATCCACCCAGATAAATAAATGGATGGAATGGAATAATAAATACTGTTGATGTTGCGTGGACCAATCGCCAAGACTTGAGTCCTGTCTTGTGTAATGAGCCTGACATGGTGGTGTGGTACCATTTTCCTAGGAAGATTACCCCTTGAGACCGGCGTGATTAGGAGCCCAAATTGTAGGGTATGTCCTAGGGTCCACAGAGAGGACCTAACTATTTAttcaagaaaaaggaagagatagCCTAATCCTCCTGGGACCCCTCGCATGGAGTCGCTCGAGAGGATACTTAAGAGTTAGTAAAACGACAAGAGGACtctaaaagagaagagaagaataaAGCGAAAGACATCCCAACACACAAGCCTGTATTATAATAAAACCATCATCTGCCGCTGGACAGATAAGCTGTTCCTTTTTGTCTCTTCCTTCTCGTCCCTAGCTATAACTCCCAGCAATGGCGATTGTTTTTATACACATAACTTCTGCTCACTTATACTGATTCCCAGCCCCAACACTCATCATCTTCAACAATATTCACTTGCTAATTAGCACTAATTTCCATACATTCATGGGCTCGAGAGCTAGATGGAAGCAAAGATGGTGCACGCAAACCCTAACTCCACTGCTAGAAGGTCCGGACCCCGATATGCAAGAAGAGGGTAACAGAAAGGAAAGTTCATGGGAAATAATTCGTGAATGGTTTCGATTGCAAAGGGGTCTTTCTGCAGGAAACAATTTTACAGTCTCCTTGTATGGGAGCATTCCAGCCAAAAGACAAGATTTGAGGCTTCTACTTGGAGTATTGGGTTGCCCTCTAGCCCCAATCCCTCTCGTTAACGACCCCATCCATCGCATTCACATTAAAAACACACCCATTGTAAGTTCTTGCACGCCTCCTTatctaaatttttcatctatttttctttcctgCAACTCCATTTGCTAATTAATGTAGCTTTTATTTTGTCACAGGAAAACTCTGCCGCGCATTATATCATACAGCAATACTTGGCATCAACAGGGTGTTTAAAGCAACAAAAATGCATGAAAAACATGTACTCAGCAGGGAGTGTGAAGATGGTCCGTTGCGAGACGGAAATCTCAtcaggaaagaatgtgaagagCTTGGGGACTAGAAGTGGTGAAAGTGGGTGCTTTGTTCTTTGGCAAATGTTGCCAGGGATGTGGTCTCTTGAATTGGTGGTCGGAGAAAATAAAGTCATAGCCGGCAGCGACGGGAAGACTGTGTGGAGGCATACTCCTTGGCTCGGTACTCATGCTGCCAAAGGACCCCAACGCCCTCTACGTCGCATAATCCAGGTACTAGCTACAGTCTATATGCgcatcaaattcaatatttggaTTGGAATTGACCCTTTAAACATTGAGACCACCGTAgttctaattataaaaaagaattagtcTAGAATTTAGTAGTCTAAAATT from Populus alba chromosome 8, ASM523922v2, whole genome shotgun sequence encodes the following:
- the LOC118055760 gene encoding uncharacterized protein, which gives rise to MGSRARWKQRWCTQTLTPLLEGPDPDMQEEGNRKESSWEIIREWFRLQRGLSAGNNFTVSLYGSIPAKRQDLRLLLGVLGCPLAPIPLVNDPIHRIHIKNTPIENSAAHYIIQQYLASTGCLKQQKCMKNMYSAGSVKMVRCETEISSGKNVKSLGTRSGESGCFVLWQMLPGMWSLELVVGENKVIAGSDGKTVWRHTPWLGTHAAKGPQRPLRRIIQGLDPKNTANLFAKAQCLGEKRIGEDDCFVLKVAADREAVIERSEGPAEVLRHVLYGYFCQKSGLLIYLEDSHLTRVQTPENETIYWETTIGSSIGDYRDVDGVLIAHQGRSIATVFRFEELSVQHSRTRMEEEWRIDDVVFNVPGLSMDYFIPPADIFDASP